TCAGTCATTCCTCTTTTCCATAAAGTTTTTGTTCAAGTCTCTCATAGTCTTCTTTCAGTTTTATATATTCGTGTACAGCATTCACAGCTGTTAATACTGCTAATTTATTGATATCTAAAGAAGGGTTTTTAGTACTGATTTCACGCATTTTTTCATCCACTATAGAGGCGACAAGTCGAATATGGCTTGTACTTTCGCTACCGACGATGCTGTACTGCTGACCAAAGATGTCAACTGTCGCACGTGTTTTATCTTGTCTTGACACGAGAAAATCCTCCGTTCCACGAAAAATCCTAATCCCTATCATACCACGAAGAAGACTTCAATGGAAACATATCTATATTTAAGCTATCATAAGGGATAGTGCTTATAAAGTAAACTAAAATACCCCGAAAGGAGTGAAGCATTATGTCACATGCTGTTATTAAGGTATCAGCTGATCAGATAGCTAAAATGAAGCTTCATTACACATCCTATTTGCAGCCTAAATTGCCGCAGGGAAGTATTTTTTCGGCTAAAACTCCCGGCTGTTCTATCACTGCATACCGCTCTGGAAAAGTACTTTTTCAAGGAAAAGAAGCTGAAACAGAAGCAGCTAAGTGGGGAGGTCCTTTAGATGCTTCTAAAAAGGCTCCCGTCTCACATCTCCCATCAAACTTCAGTTCACTATCGGTCATTGGTTCTGATGAAGTAGGAACGGGAGATTATTTTGGTCCCATGACCGTAGTTGCTGCCTATGTTCAAAAAGAGCAGCTTCCTTTGTTAAAAGAATTAGGAGTACGAGATTCAAAAGAGTTAACGGATGCTAAAATCATTGAAATTGCCAAGCAGCTTGTTTCGTTTATTCCTTACAGTTTGCTTGTCTTACATAACGAAAAGTATAATGCATTTCAAGAAAAAGGCATGTCACAAGGTAAAATGAAAGCTCTGTTGCACAACAAAGCTTTATCCAACGTGTTAAAAAAATTGGATTCTGAAAAACCTGATGCGATTTTAATTGACCAGTTTGTTGAAAAAAACACCTATTATAAACACATCGTAAAGGAAAAAGAGATTATCAAAGAAAATGTCTTTTTCAGTACAAAAGGAGAAAGCGTTCATTTATCTGTAGCCGCTGCTTCCATTATTGCCAGATACGCATTTTTAAAACAAATGGATTTACTAACGGAAAAGACGGGGATGGTCATTCCTCGCGGAGCTGGAGCACAAGTTGATATCGCCGCTGCTAAAATTATTAAAAAACATGGCGTCAATGCGCTGAACTCTTTAGCTAAAATCCATTTTGCTAATACAGAAAAAGCTTTAAAATTAGCTAAAAAATAAGAGATGTGGAAATCCACATCTCTTTTTTTATTCTTATGAACGAAGCGTTGCACCAAATTCTTTTTCAACAGCTTCTAAAACTGCACCATGTGCTTTTGCTACTTCTTCATCTGTTAATGTACGTTCAGGATCTAAGTAACGTAAAGAGAAAGCTACAGATTTCTTGCCTTCTTCCATACGCTCGCCTTCAT
The genomic region above belongs to Priestia megaterium and contains:
- the zapA gene encoding cell division protein ZapA, with protein sequence MSRQDKTRATVDIFGQQYSIVGSESTSHIRLVASIVDEKMREISTKNPSLDINKLAVLTAVNAVHEYIKLKEDYERLEQKLYGKEE
- the rnhC gene encoding ribonuclease HIII; translated protein: MSHAVIKVSADQIAKMKLHYTSYLQPKLPQGSIFSAKTPGCSITAYRSGKVLFQGKEAETEAAKWGGPLDASKKAPVSHLPSNFSSLSVIGSDEVGTGDYFGPMTVVAAYVQKEQLPLLKELGVRDSKELTDAKIIEIAKQLVSFIPYSLLVLHNEKYNAFQEKGMSQGKMKALLHNKALSNVLKKLDSEKPDAILIDQFVEKNTYYKHIVKEKEIIKENVFFSTKGESVHLSVAAASIIARYAFLKQMDLLTEKTGMVIPRGAGAQVDIAAAKIIKKHGVNALNSLAKIHFANTEKALKLAKK